The sequence TATAATTGAATGTAATTTTTCATGCCCTCAGATGACGAGCCATGCAATGGGTTCAGATGTAGGCCAGAATCCGGAACTGGTAAAGAAATATTGCCAGGCCGTAAGACAGGGAACCTCTCTTCCGTTTCTTGCTAAAATGACTCCGAATATAGGCAATATGTCATTACCTGCAATAGCTTCAATTGAAGGAGGAGCAACAGGAATATCGGCAATCAATACGGTTAAGAGTATAACAGGAATAGATCTCAATAAATTTATAGGGCTTCCCATAGTTAACGGAAAATCTTCAGTATCGGGATATTCAGGGAAAGCGGTTAAACCTATAGCTTTAAGATTTATACAGGAGTTAGCTACAAATGAAAAACTTAAAAATATTCCCATAAGCGGAATAGGGGGCATAGAAACTTGGGAAGATGCTGCCGAATTTATACTTTTGGGTTCGACGAATCTACAAGTAACTACAGCTATAATGCAGTATGGTTATAGAATAGTAGAGGATTTAATCGAAGGATTATCCTATTACATGGAAGAAAAAGGATTTAAAAAATTGGACGATATGGTTGGTTTGGCAAATAAGAACATAATTCCGGCAGAAGATTTGGACAGAAGCTATATAGTATATCCCAAATTTGACGAAGAAAAATGTGTAGGCTGCGGAAGATGTTATATATCATGCTATGATGGAGGACATCAGGCTATTAATTGGGATGACGAAAACAGGAAACCTGTTCTGGATAAGGAAAAATGTGTAGGATGTCATTTATGTGCTAATGTATGCCCTGTTCAATGCATTTCAAAGGGTGATATAGAATTCAAAAAAGGCTGCAAAGAAGAAGCAGTCGCCCTTTAGTGAAGGGATAATATATGAGTCAAATAATATGCAGTGCCATAAGTGTAGGCATATTATCCGGAATCTGGGGTTTTATAAGTTCTCCCCTTGGGTTGTTATGCTGGGTCGGATTTGTAGGCTGCACAAGTTATTATGCTTCGGGAGGGAAAAAGGAAGGATTGAAAAAGTCCATTATCTGTAATATGACAGGAGTTCTGTGGGCTATGATGATTATCATAACGAGTGAGCACTTTGGTTCTTCAGTAGCAGGAGCCGTGATGACGGGAATATTTTCCTTTGTAATGTGTGCTCAATCTAAATTTAAACTCTTATCATTTATACCCGGAACATTTTGCGGAAGTTTTTCGACTTTTGGAGCAGGAGGAGACTGGAAACTGGTAATCGTATCACTTCTTTGCGGAGCTGCTTTAGGATATTTCTCCGATATGGGAGGAATATGGCTTCATAGGATATACCAACCAAGTAGTCAAAAATCATAGTATTATTAAAAGAGATGCTTTCTCCGATTTTAATTTTTATCGGAAGAAAGCATCTCTTTATAACCTATAGGAAGATTAACATTTCATTAATATAAATTCTCCATAAAATAGGTTTCAAAAGGGACATCCTTAATTTGTTAATACTTTAATAAAAGCCTTTTTTATAATATTAAAAGGAATATGGTATAATAGTAATATTATTATCATGTTTTAGCGGTGGTGAATCATATGTGTATGTACAAAGATTTATTTGATGATGAAAGACAGACGGAAATGAGAAGATATTTTTTAAATTTGGCAAACACTGTCGGCATAATAAAAAGTTATAAGAAAAAGGAAGTCATTAATTATGAAGGCGATGATTTTGTGGGGATCGTGGTAAAGGGAGTTATTTCCCAGAGCATTATAAGCTCGAAAGGAAATATCCATCCTTTATATTTGCTCAGAGAAGGAGAAATATTCGGAGAGACTTTTTATTTCTGCGGAGGAGAAAATAATATTTCAACAATTGCCAGAGAAGATTCGGAGGTTTCCTTTTTGTTAAAAGATAAGCTTAATATGGAACTTATAAATAACCCGGAAGGTTACAGATATTTTATCCATAGTATAACCAGAAAATTCAGGATAATTTTGTTTCAGCTTACAAATAAGGTTTTCAATGATTCCATGGGCAAGGTTGCCGATACGTTGTTGAGGCTTTCTTCATGTACGGGTGAAGGCCCGTCGGGCAGAAACGTTATAAATATGATATTTACCCATCAGGAGTTGACCAATATTATAGGATGTTCAAGAATAACCGTAACAAATTGTTTGAATAGACTTTTGAGCGAAAAAATAATAAGCTATGAAGATAAAAAAATAGTAATTAATGATCCGGAAGCTTTAAAAAAATATATAGATCTGATTTTAGATTAAATAAGATGCTTTAGAAATTCTAAAGCATCTTATTTTTTTGAAATTTTAAATATCTTTCCCAATTTTCGGAAGATATATATTCTGCATTTTCACTTTTTAGTACATCTCTATTTACTAATTTATAAAAAGATAATCTTTCCTTATTATTGTTATCCAGATAATAAACATCTACCGGTTTCCTTTCGTAGATAATTTTGTCTCTGTCAAAAAAATATTTTTCAAAATTATCAATGGTTTTAAGCAAGGTATATTCGGCATCGTCATTAAAAGCAATTACCTGTCCGTATACTTTATCTTTTCCGTCAATTATAGCCGGACAGTTGTGGATTTTTAAATGATACAATTTTCCGTATATATATGCTACAGTGATAGAAGTTACCTTACTTTTCAAATATTTGTTATAATTCCTGAAATTTTTTATAAGGGTTCCATAAATAAATATCTTTATTTCATACATTTATTTTTCCGTAACTATAACTTCCACTGCAGTTTCTATTGCTGTTACCATTGTATCTATATCCATTCCCGGCATATTTGGCTTATCGATAACCTGTTGAAATAAATAGGGGATATGGATAAATCCGGCTTTGATATTTAGATTGTTTTTATAAATATAGTTTAATATACCATACATGAGATGATTACATACGTAGGTTCCGGCAGAATCAGAGACGGCCGCGGGAATCTTCTTGTTTTTTATCGCTTTTACTATATTTTTTATGGGGATAGAAGCAAAATATGCATTTTGCCCGGTTTCATCTATTTTTTCATCAATAGGTTGTTGATTTAAATTATCCGGGATTCTGGCATCATTAATATTTATTGCCACTCTTTCAATGCTAATTCCGGTTCTTCCCCCTGCCTGACCGATATTTAGCACAAAATCAGGGTTGATTTCTTTTATTTTATCAGTGGTACGCTTGATGGATTCGTTAAATGCAGTAGGTACTTGAAATTTTATAACATCTGCACCACATATATTATCTTTTACTTTTTTTACAACCTCGTAGGCGGGATTAATGTCTTCTCCTCCAAAAGGATCAAAACCCGTAATTAAAATTTTCATTCTATGACCTCCTTGATGTTATAAATATATAAATTAAGCAAAAGCCCAAAAAATATGAATTAATAACATTGTTAAAGCTACCGGCAGCTGATATTTTATTACACCGTATTTTTTATCTTTAATCTCAAGAATAGCAGTAGGCACGATATAAAAATATTACGTATCAGCATTACTAAACATTTAGTAATGCATTTGAAATTTCCTCGAATCTTTCATCGGTTATACCAAGTTTTTTCTTAAACCTTTCATCTTCCATTCTTGCAACAATTATCTTGTCGGGAGATATTTCCTTAATAATATTTTTTATCTTCTGAATTGATTCTTCGTTATCGTTATAGCCCTTAATGATAGTAATTTCAAATAGAAATTTTCCTTTATATTGTTTACTAAAGGAGGCCATATTCGAAATATATTCTGCCAGCGTATACCCTTCAATCGGTCTTTGAACTTTTTGAAAATCTTTTTCTGTTATTGTTTTTATCTCTCCAACAACCTCATCACATTTATTAGCAATTTTCATATATTCATCTCTACCTAATAGATATCCATTAGAAAGCAGTCTCACAGGTAAACCTTTGGCTTTGATAAAGTCAATAATATCACCAATTTTATCATTTACTAAGGCTTCTCCTTTTGAGTTAATAAAAATTAATTCTGCTTTTGTATTTTCTATCATGTTTTCTAACTCAATCAATGAACTGTCTATTTTATCAAATGACTTTTGGGTATCTATCTTATTTTTCGATCTTCCAATAGGGCAAAATATGCAGTCAAAGTTACAATACTTTTCTGGAAGCATGTTAACTTCCAGCACTCTTCTTCCGTCTTCAATATAAACATCTTTATAACTGAAACCACTCATCATCTTATCCTCCTCAAATTAATTTATTGATATTTCTTTATTGTTAATATCAAGAATTGTAATCTTACATGTTCCACCTAAATTATCTTGTACTATTTTTGCTAAATCCTTTAGAGCATTCTCAAATTCTTCTAACCTTTTTTCATCAATTAATTCAATGCACAAAAAAACATTCTTTGTATTTTCGGTGAGCATTGTTCTTACTGATTCCCGCCAATTCCAACATCTGCAAATTGCTCCTTCGTTATCTTTATATACTATTTCACCTTCATAGGGTGGTGCATTTTCATCCGTTCCTAATGTAACAAAATTTTCATTTCCAACTGCCTTGGTCAATCTTATATCTCCGACGAATTTATCGATATCCTCACCACCGCAGGGCAGTCCGTATTTTAAGGAAATAGAATTGTAAATATCAACCAAAGGATTAATAGTTCCTAAATGGTTTCCATTATGCACTCGCTTTAGTAATGCCTCAATAGACGATCTTGCACCTTTCTTTGTTTTAAATTTTTGGAACGCCTCTCTCCATACTTTTATAACTTCGTTACTACTGAATTCTACATTCTTCAAATATTTTAAGGACTCCTTTTCTGAATTACAAATCATATCCTTATATTTGTCTTTATCTTTTATAGAATTATCTATGCCGTGGCAAATAACAACACCAATTCTTGCATTGGGGAATAGGTTCCAAAAGTCATCTTCAATAATAAATTTTTTCATTAAAATGTACCTCCTCAAAAATAAATACTAAAAAAAGCCTTAGAAATATTATGAAATATCTCCCAGGCTTTTATCCTTCCGTGTACACAGTCAACTGTGTGCCTTTCTCTCGGACCTGCCAGTTATAAACTGCGGAACCCTAGAAAGCTTAAATATATAACCAAATTATAATTTACAAGTTTAAAATATAAATTAATTTTAGCATAATACTAAGATTAAGTCAATTTTTTGTTAAAATATATTTCTCTTAGTCATCCGCCTAATTTCCTCGCCGTTAATTGTTTTCCAAACTGTTATACACCGTAACCGCATCTATAATATTATACTGTTCCGTTTTATGATTTCCTTCGGCTCCTGCCGTAACCAAAATATATTCTTTCCCATCTGATTCGGCAAGACTTGCGAGACATAAACCAGCTTCATCGGTATAACCTGTTTTCCCTCCTAAAATTTTGCCTTCCTTTATAGTTTGTTCTCCAAGCTCTTTAAACATGTTGCTCTTGAAAGTTATACCGTCCGGATGCTTATTTGTCGACGAAGTTGAATGGGAAGATGAAGTAAAAATTTCACGAAAAGTTTCATTTTCCAGAGCATAGGATAGAAGACTGGCTATGTCTTTAACTGTTGTAAAATGGTTTTGATCATGAAGACCCGTTGTATTTACAAAATGAGTATTGTCAAGGCCGAGTTTTTCGGCTTTTTTGTTCATCATATCAACAAAAGTTTCTTCCGAACCTGCTATGTAATCCGCAAGACCTATACAGCATTCCGCCCCGCTGGGAAGCAGTGCTCCATATAACAGATCTATTGCCTTTACTTTTTCTCCTTGGAGAAATCCTGCTACTGACGCATCGGAACCGCTAAGGTTCTGAAAAACCGAAGGGGAAAGTTCAACCTTAACATTTGTATTCGGCAGATTTTCTATAGCAACAATTGCAGTCATAATCTTCGTCATAGAAGCAGGATAGACTTTTTCATCGGCGTTTTTTTCCATCAGTATGTTTTTATCCTCTAAATCAACTAAAATTGCATAGGAACTATGAATTCCTTCCGGGGATATATAAATCTTTTTAGTAGATTTCTGCACCGGCTTAAATTCATGCTTATCCTTAACTTCCATAATTTTTCCCGGTATAATTTTTAAAGCAAAAACTGCAATTCCTAATATTAATAAAAACTTTAAAAGTCCTTTTATTTTTGACTTCTTCTTATATCTTCTTCTATATCCTTGTGGCATAGTAAACATCTCCTTCTTATAGGATAACTCTATTTAAACATAAATCAAGAGGAAATATTTAAATATATTATTATAAATTTCTTAAGATTTTCTTATAAACCATAGGAAGAGCACAAGGGGACGGTTCTTTTGTGTCGTTTTTACATTTAAAATCTTGTTAAAATCAATATATAGAGTCAGACAATAGTTATTTTATCTGCTGAAATAAATTCTAAATATTGAAACAATATAGGTTATATGATAAGATATATACAAAATATTGGAAAAGAATAATAAAGGTCAGGAGATGAAACTTATTATGAAAAGGTATTATAAAGTTATTGTTCCCGGAATAATAGAAATTCTCAGTTTTTTATTATTGGATGTTAAAAATTTGGAACTGTTCTTTATGATATGGACTTTTTTCTCAGTAGTAATCATATTATATATACTTTTAAATGATTCAAGGGAATTCATCAGGGCCGGAAATGTAGGAACCGACAAAGGAAATATTCAGCATACCCAAAATTATTTTGCACAAAAAATGGGAGAATACGTTTCCGTGAAAAACAAAAAAATGGGGAAAACTTCAGTAGATTATAAAATTATAATTATTTTAATCATATATCCTGCAATTAATATTGTAGGTCTGATTTTGTCTTCTTTTAAATTGTATTAATCAGAAAAGGTGATATTTATGGAAATATTGATGTTTATATTACTGTTTTGTACCGGTTTAAGATATATATAGTTCTTTAAAAAATATAATTAATTCTACAAATATTACATTTGGCAATATTGAGATAAATTTTTATTTCAATTACGTGGTACTGTTTATAGGAATAGTATTTTTGATATCTATAATCGGAAGTATTAAAAAAAATCCGAGATTTATAAAACTAATATTAATATTTATATATATGGAAATTTTATACATATTCATCTGTCTTATTTTTGGATTGATTCAAAAATACTTTTTAGGAGTTACTATTTATCTTATTATTAATCTTCTAATTGATATTGGAATAGTAAAATATATAAGGGACAATTGGTTGAAAAAAATTTCATAATCAAGATTTTTATATGAAAAACATCAATTATTTTCGTTTAGCGGATAAATATTATTATGAATAATATTTATCATTATATTTTATAAAAGACAGAACACAATAAAAATTTAACATTATTATGCAAAATTATTGTAACAAAGGGGTGCATTCAGTAGTTTATTTATTGGTTGCACTAAAAGTGATTCGGAAGATGCATTGAAGAAAGAAATTATATATGACACAAAAGAAGATGCAGTGAAAAACATTACACCTTATTTTAGTATAGCAAAGGCAGATACCGTAAAAGGTAATAAGGGTGCTTATGTAATATATCCGGTAACAGTCAACGATAAAGAATTAAATATTTGTTTAGGTATTGTAGATGATAAAACAGAAATAATATCAAATAATGGAGTCAATATAATTGATAATAAATTTTTTGTTGTCATTAGTGAAGATGAAATTAATGTAGAATATAAAAGTTAAATTAGGGAGAACTGTACGGGTTCTCCCTATCCTATTTGTTGTGTATCTATCCTAACAGCGGGGACGGTTCTTTTTGTTTGACATGGGATAATGAGATCATAATCATACCTCGTTTTCTTTCTTCTTTTTTGGCATTTGTAGCAAAAATTTTGATTATATCTTATCATTATTTCTGTCCGCTTCTATTTTTCCGAGCAAATATAATAGAGGCAAAGCCGGAATTTTTAAAACAGGTACTTTAGTTTTCTGCCTGCAGATGCCGTAATCCGTAAGTTTTTTTGTTACTACAAAGGCATTGGTAACTCCTGACTTTTCATCGTTTGCTAATTCCACTATAGCATATTTAAATATAAGATTTTTTTCAGAATAAGTGTCACAAAAAGGTACCTTTTTAAAAGGTTATAATATTTGGAATACAAATATATTCATACATAACCTTATTTTTATGATAAAATATATACAAAATATAAATATTTGGAAGAAGGGAGGATGAGAATGTTTATTTTAATGACATGTATAAATACCGAAGAGGAAAAAGAAAAGTTAAAAAAGATTTATCTTAAGTATAAAAAACTGATGTTTAAAATTGCATTTGATATTCTCCAAGATTTTCATTGGGCAGAAGAGGCGGTTGAGGAAGCCGGAATGAAAATAATCGATAATTTGGACAAGTTTTCCGATATAGACAGTACAAACTCAAAGAATTTAGCTGCGGCCATAGTTAAAAATACGGCTAAAAATATGGCAAAACACCGAAACAAATTTGAAGCGGTGGATTTGGAAAGTAAAGAAAATAATTTAGAGGATAACAAATTTTTGCCGGAGATATTTTTGTTATCTCGGGAAAACGTTAAACAAATTGTTGAATGTATCTCCCAATTAGATGAAAAATACGGGAAAATTCTTTGGATGAAGTATATTGATAATATTGATGACAGAGAGATTTGCAAAACTTTAGACATAAGCCCCGAAAATTTCAGAGTCAGACTATGCAGAGGAAAGAAGATATTAAATGGGAAGCTAAAAAATCGGAACTTATTAAAGTAATAAACATAAGAATCTTTATCCGTAATAGCCAAAGCAAGGAGAGAAAGTTATTGTTTTCGTATAAGTAAATAGCTCTCTCTCCTTGTTTATATACCATATTTTATTTTCAATTTCATCATGAAGGGGTGTTAAAGGTAAACAAAAATTCATTAGCCGGTTTTTTGTTAAAAAATTTTTGCTGGAAAGACATTATAAAGCATATTTGCTTAGTTTTATAACCGAAATTTTTTGTAAAATGTATTATATTGTGCAAAATTGTTGTAACAAAAGGGTACCCTCAGTTGTTTATATATATGAAAGGGTAAATTTAAAATTATTAATATTAAAACATACGGAGGAAAGTAGTATATGAACAGTAATAAAAAAGTATTTGTAATATTAATATGTCTTGTCGTTACATTTTCTTTTATCTACTTCAATAAAGCCAAAGTATCCGATACACAATTTCCTGAAAATAATACATATAAAATACAAGCAACTTATGATAAAGAAAAAAGACTGCTGAAGGGATATCAAATCCTTGAATATACAAACAGAGCAGGAAAAGATTTGGAAGAACTGAAATTTCATCTGTTTGCCAACGCTTACAGGGACTTAAAAACAGTACCGGAAGTGTCGGGAGACCTTGAACATTATCCTGAAGGATTTAACGAAGGCAAGACCACAATCAAAGAAGTAAAAGCAAATGAAGAGGCGGCAGAATTCAAAGTCGACAATCAGATTCTCTCCGTCAAACTCAAAAAAAAGCTTTTAAAAGGTGAGTCCGTAAAAATAGAAATGGAATTTGAAGATTTGATACCGAAAACGAATAACAATTACGGAGTATATGACGGGATAACAAGCCTTGCCTATTGGTACCCAATTTTGGCTGTACATGACGGAAGTGACTGGCAGATAAGAGAATACGGTAAAATAGGAGAATCGAGCTACAGCGACATGGCAAATTATTATGTAAATATAACCCTTCCCGAAGATGAAATAACAGTGAGCACGGGAATAAAAACAGGAGAACATAAAGAAGAAAAGGGATACAAAAAAGTAGAAATGGAAGCTTTAAATGTGAGGGATTTTGTAATCATATCAAGTGATAAATTTGTTAAGAAAGAGAAGAAAGCAGGAGAAATCACGATAAACAGCTATTTTCTTCCGGAAAATAAAGCGGCAGGAGAAGCAACCCTCAAATACGGAGAAAAAGCATTAAAATATTTTGAGAATCTTATAGGTCCGTATCCATATAAGGAATTGGACATAGCGGAAACCAATATGATAAATTCGGGTATGGAATATCCCCAATTGTTATCCGTAGGCAGAGGCCTTTATGAAGAAGAAGAGAACTTAAAAAACAGTGTAATATTTGAAACAACGGTTGTTCATGAAGCGGCACATCAGTGGTTTTACGGAATAATAGGAAACGACCAGCAGAAAGAGCCGTGGCTTGATGAATCCTTTGTCACATATTTAACGGCAAAATACTTTAAAGATAATGGAAGAGAGGAAATATTCAATCAGCAGGTAAAAAACAACGAATCGAAATTGAAAGAATACAAATCCGTATTTTCAACGGTAAATGATTTTGACGGATGGAATTCTTATTTGGATACGGTATACAAGAGGGGAAGTTTAGTTCTATACAAATTGAACGAAGACATGGGAGAAGAAAAATTCAAACAATTACTTCAGGAGATCTATAAGGAATATAAGTATAAAAATCTAAATACGGAGAAGTTTTTGGATATTTTAACTAAAACAGAAGGGGAAGAGAGAAGTCAAATATTTAAAGAAGATGCTGTAAAGGAGAAAAAGGCAAAAGCTGATATAAATAAGAATATAAAATTGTCGGATTTGCCTGTGGAATTGAGGAGGGCTAAAAATGCATCTGATAAAGTAATTGAGTTAAAAAATAAAGGCTACAGTATTAATATGACTTTTGATTTCTTAGCCGTTAAGGGGGATGCTAATATCGTTTACGGGACTGAAGGAAATGAAGAGCAGAATAAGGATATGAGATTGGCAGCTGAAATGATTTTAGAAACATCAATAGAACAGTCGTCAATGAAGAAACAGTCTGAAAAATTTAATGGTAAGGTTGTGACTGACAAAGAAGCTCTGGATATGAAAGAGATGCCGGATCTGACTATTATCGTAGGCAATCCCGACATTAACGGATATTATAAAGAGGTTAACGATAAGCTGGATATACAGATCCACGGGAATAAAATATCTATAGTGGACCTTGACTATGATATAAAAGATGAAAGATATTTTTTCAGTTATTTGGTTGATAATTATGCAGATGAGGAGAAGAAGATAATGGTGTTTTATTCTAGGGACGGTACCGGAATATCTACTACTTACAGAGGATATTATTATTATTCCACCTTTGGAGGAGGGATAAAATACAATCCCGACTTTTTGGGATTGATTGCAGAAAAGGACGGGAAGAAAGAGGTCATGATATTTGATGAGGAAGGGAAAGTGAAAGAATAAATTATTGAGACTAATTTAACATTATTTACTCGTTAACAAACTCAGCTGATTTGATAAAGAATGT is a genomic window of Acidilutibacter cellobiosedens containing:
- a CDS encoding radical SAM protein, whose amino-acid sequence is MSGFSYKDVYIEDGRRVLEVNMLPEKYCNFDCIFCPIGRSKNKIDTQKSFDKIDSSLIELENMIENTKAELIFINSKGEALVNDKIGDIIDFIKAKGLPVRLLSNGYLLGRDEYMKIANKCDEVVGEIKTITEKDFQKVQRPIEGYTLAEYISNMASFSKQYKGKFLFEITIIKGYNDNEESIQKIKNIIKEISPDKIIVARMEDERFKKKLGITDERFEEISNALLNV
- the preA gene encoding NAD-dependent dihydropyrimidine dehydrogenase subunit PreA, producing the protein MKKKDLSIEFCGVKCENPFFLSSSPVGNCYEMCAKALDTGWGGVVFKTVGFFIANEVSPRFDNLRKESTPFIGFKNMEQIAEHPLEENLEAIRRIKKDYPNKVLIASIMGQNEEEWEKLAKLVTEAGADIIECNFSCPQMTSHAMGSDVGQNPELVKKYCQAVRQGTSLPFLAKMTPNIGNMSLPAIASIEGGATGISAINTVKSITGIDLNKFIGLPIVNGKSSVSGYSGKAVKPIALRFIQELATNEKLKNIPISGIGGIETWEDAAEFILLGSTNLQVTTAIMQYGYRIVEDLIEGLSYYMEEKGFKKLDDMVGLANKNIIPAEDLDRSYIVYPKFDEEKCVGCGRCYISCYDGGHQAINWDDENRKPVLDKEKCVGCHLCANVCPVQCISKGDIEFKKGCKEEAVAL
- a CDS encoding M1 family metallopeptidase, whose amino-acid sequence is MNSNKKVFVILICLVVTFSFIYFNKAKVSDTQFPENNTYKIQATYDKEKRLLKGYQILEYTNRAGKDLEELKFHLFANAYRDLKTVPEVSGDLEHYPEGFNEGKTTIKEVKANEEAAEFKVDNQILSVKLKKKLLKGESVKIEMEFEDLIPKTNNNYGVYDGITSLAYWYPILAVHDGSDWQIREYGKIGESSYSDMANYYVNITLPEDEITVSTGIKTGEHKEEKGYKKVEMEALNVRDFVIISSDKFVKKEKKAGEITINSYFLPENKAAGEATLKYGEKALKYFENLIGPYPYKELDIAETNMINSGMEYPQLLSVGRGLYEEEENLKNSVIFETTVVHEAAHQWFYGIIGNDQQKEPWLDESFVTYLTAKYFKDNGREEIFNQQVKNNESKLKEYKSVFSTVNDFDGWNSYLDTVYKRGSLVLYKLNEDMGEEKFKQLLQEIYKEYKYKNLNTEKFLDILTKTEGEERSQIFKEDAVKEKKAKADINKNIKLSDLPVELRRAKNASDKVIELKNKGYSINMTFDFLAVKGDANIVYGTEGNEEQNKDMRLAAEMILETSIEQSSMKKQSEKFNGKVVTDKEALDMKEMPDLTIIVGNPDINGYYKEVNDKLDIQIHGNKISIVDLDYDIKDERYFFSYLVDNYADEEKKIMVFYSRDGTGISTTYRGYYYYSTFGGGIKYNPDFLGLIAEKDGKKEVMIFDEEGKVKE
- a CDS encoding B3/B4 domain-containing protein; its protein translation is MKKFIIEDDFWNLFPNARIGVVICHGIDNSIKDKDKYKDMICNSEKESLKYLKNVEFSSNEVIKVWREAFQKFKTKKGARSSIEALLKRVHNGNHLGTINPLVDIYNSISLKYGLPCGGEDIDKFVGDIRLTKAVGNENFVTLGTDENAPPYEGEIVYKDNEGAICRCWNWRESVRTMLTENTKNVFLCIELIDEKRLEEFENALKDLAKIVQDNLGGTCKITILDINNKEISIN
- the pcp gene encoding pyroglutamyl-peptidase I — protein: MKILITGFDPFGGEDINPAYEVVKKVKDNICGADVIKFQVPTAFNESIKRTTDKIKEINPDFVLNIGQAGGRTGISIERVAININDARIPDNLNQQPIDEKIDETGQNAYFASIPIKNIVKAIKNKKIPAAVSDSAGTYVCNHLMYGILNYIYKNNLNIKAGFIHIPYLFQQVIDKPNMPGMDIDTMVTAIETAVEVIVTEK
- a CDS encoding 5-oxoproline transporter, DUF979 family subunit → MPTAILEIKDKKYGVIKYQLPVALTMLLIHIFWAFA
- a CDS encoding Crp/Fnr family transcriptional regulator — encoded protein: MCMYKDLFDDERQTEMRRYFLNLANTVGIIKSYKKKEVINYEGDDFVGIVVKGVISQSIISSKGNIHPLYLLREGEIFGETFYFCGGENNISTIAREDSEVSFLLKDKLNMELINNPEGYRYFIHSITRKFRIILFQLTNKVFNDSMGKVADTLLRLSSCTGEGPSGRNVINMIFTHQELTNIIGCSRITVTNCLNRLLSEKIISYEDKKIVINDPEALKKYIDLILD
- a CDS encoding gamma-glutamylcyclotransferase family protein; protein product: MYEIKIFIYGTLIKNFRNYNKYLKSKVTSITVAYIYGKLYHLKIHNCPAIIDGKDKVYGQVIAFNDDAEYTLLKTIDNFEKYFFDRDKIIYERKPVDVYYLDNNNKERLSFYKLVNRDVLKSENAEYISSENWERYLKFQKNKML
- a CDS encoding D-alanyl-D-alanine carboxypeptidase family protein, which translates into the protein MPQGYRRRYKKKSKIKGLLKFLLILGIAVFALKIIPGKIMEVKDKHEFKPVQKSTKKIYISPEGIHSSYAILVDLEDKNILMEKNADEKVYPASMTKIMTAIVAIENLPNTNVKVELSPSVFQNLSGSDASVAGFLQGEKVKAIDLLYGALLPSGAECCIGLADYIAGSEETFVDMMNKKAEKLGLDNTHFVNTTGLHDQNHFTTVKDIASLLSYALENETFREIFTSSSHSTSSTNKHPDGITFKSNMFKELGEQTIKEGKILGGKTGYTDEAGLCLASLAESDGKEYILVTAGAEGNHKTEQYNIIDAVTVYNSLENN
- a CDS encoding DUF1097 domain-containing protein; this encodes MSQIICSAISVGILSGIWGFISSPLGLLCWVGFVGCTSYYASGGKKEGLKKSIICNMTGVLWAMMIIITSEHFGSSVAGAVMTGIFSFVMCAQSKFKLLSFIPGTFCGSFSTFGAGGDWKLVIVSLLCGAALGYFSDMGGIWLHRIYQPSSQKS
- a CDS encoding RNA polymerase sigma factor encodes the protein MFILMTCINTEEEKEKLKKIYLKYKKLMFKIAFDILQDFHWAEEAVEEAGMKIIDNLDKFSDIDSTNSKNLAAAIVKNTAKNMAKHRNKFEAVDLESKENNLEDNKFLPEIFLLSRENVKQIVECISQLDEKYGKILWMKYIDNIDDREICKTLDISPENFRVRLCRGKKILNGKLKNRNLLK